The following DNA comes from Nocardioides sp. JQ2195.
CCACCGCCGCTGACCACCTGCGGAGGAAGGCCACGGACCGGGCGTCCGCGCTGGTCGAGCAGACCGGTCTGTCGGGCGAGGGCCTCGCCCTCCTTCACCACCCGGAGGACGTAGCGACTTCCCTTGCGGATGCCGTTGCCCTGGACCATCGCGATCTCGGCAGTGTGCCCGTAGACGTCGGAGATGTCCGTGCGCAGTCGCCGGGCGGCGGCTCCCGTGTCGAGCTCCGCCTCAACCACGATCTTGCCGCTCACAATGTGGATTCCACCTGCGAAGCGGAGCGTGGTGGACACTTCAGCCTTGCGGCAGCACGTCTTGGTGGTCTGGGTGCTGGCCAGCTCAGACTTCACCTGTGCCGTCATTGCCATGCCGTGATCCTTACACACCAGTCATGATGCGCACATAGGCGGCTGCCAGCTTTTCCGGGTCATGGCGCGGGCTGCCGTCGTCCATCGCGACGTCAGCCAGCTCCAGACGAGCCCCGCCATCGGTCACCACCCGGTCGAGGAGGTCGGGGTCGGGGACGGCGTTCAGGTCCGCCAGGACGGTGTGCACCTTGAGCGCCGGAGCGTGGTCGAGCAACGCCTCCAGCAGGTCCTCGGGCAGATAGCCGGCCGTCTCCCCCGCCTGCTCGGCCAGGTTGAGCACCACGATCACCCGGCCGTGGCTCTCCTCGATCGCACGGCGCAGCCCCGGGACCATCAGGTGCGGGATCACGGAGGTGTACCAGCTGCCCGGTCCGAGCACGATCCAGTCGGCTGCCTGCAGCGCGTCGACGGCCTCGGGACATGCCTCGGGGGCGGGTGGGTCGAGGTTGATCGCGCTGACCCGGCCCTCGGAGGTGGCGATCTCGACCTGGCCCTGGACCAGATCGATGTCATCGGGGCGGGACGGATCGATGCCGCGCACCTCGGCCGTGATGTCCATCGGCGTGGTCGCCATCGGCAGCACCCGACCGCGGGCGTCGAGGAGGCGGGCCACCCACTCGAGCCCGTTGACGTGGCCACCGAGGAGCTCCCACAGGCCGACGATCAACAGGTTGCCCACGACGTGGCCCCCCATCTCACCGTCACTGGCGAAACGGTGCTGGAGGACCTTGGCCCAGGTCTGGCCCCACTCGTCGTCACCGCACAACGCGGCCAGTGCCATGCGCAGGTCGCCCGGGGGAAGGACGCCGAACTCGCCTCGCAGCCGACCTGACGAACCGCCGTTGTCCGCGACGGTCACGACGGCGGTCAGGTCGTCGGTGACCCGGCGCAACGCTGACAGGGAGGCATGCAGGCCGTGGCCGCCACCGAGCGCGACCACCGACGTGGGGAGGCGGGGCCCCCGTTCCTCCGCGGGGCTCACTCGTTGCCCAGGTCGCGGTGCTGGACGCGGGTGTCATAGCCCTGCTCGCTGAGTCGGAGGGCGATCTCCTCGCTCATCGCGACGCTGCGGTGCTTGCCACCGGTGCAGCCGATGGCCACGGTGAGGAACCGCTTGCCTTCACGCAGGTAGCCGGCGGAGGCGGTCTGGATCACGGGAAGGTAGGCCTCGAGGAACTCCTGGGCGTCGGGGCGACTCTTCACGTAGTCGGCGACCTCGGCGCTCCTGCCGTTCATCGCGCGCAGCTCAGGGACCCAGTAGGGGTTCGGCAGGAATCGCATGTCGGCGACGAAGTCGGCGTCGACCGGGATGCCGTACTTGAAGCCGAAGCTGACCACGGTGATCTTGAGGGTCATCGCCTCAGGTGCGCCGAACGCCTCGGCCACCTTGTCGGTGAGCTGGTGCACGTTGAGCTCGGTGGTGTCGATCAGGACGTCGGCGTTGCCTCGCAGGACACCCAGCACCTCACGCTCGCGACGCAGGCCGTCGAGCAGCCGCCCACCCGCTTGCAGCGGGTGAGGTCGCCGCGCGGCCTCCTGGCGGCGGACGAGGACGTTGTCGTCTGCCTCGAGGAAGAGCAGGGTGGTCCGACGACCGGTCGCCTGCTGGGCGATGTTGGCGCGCAGGCTCTCGAAGAACGAGCCGGAACGTACGTCGACCACCACCGCGATCGGTTGCGTCGTGCCGGCACTCTGGTCGACGAGCCGGACCACGTCGGGCACCAGTGCCGGAGGAAGGTTGTCGACGACGAAGAAGCCGAGGTCCTCGAGCTCCTTGGCCGCCGTGCTCCGGCCGGCTCCGGTCATCCCGGTGACCACCACCAGCTCGCCCCTGTGGTCGGGCCGTGGATCGGGCATGCTCATCGTCACTCCTCGGTGATCTCGCCAGTGGCGGTGTTGACGGACACATTGTTGCCGGTTCCCGCCCCCACTGCACCCTTGATGGCGGAAGCCGTGGCGGGCCCGATGCCGGGCACCTGGGCGATCTCATCGACGGTGGCCGCGCGCAGCTTGCGCAGGGAGCCGAAGTGCTTGATCAGGGTCTTGCGCCGTACCTCCCCGAGGCCCGGGACATCGTCGAGCAGGCTCTCCACCATGGTCTTGGACCGGCGGCCGCGGTGGTGCGTGATCGCGAACCGGTGGGCCTCGTCACGCAGCCGTTGGAGCAGGTAGAGGCCTTCACTCGAACGGGGCAGGATGACGGGGTCCTCCTCCCCCGGGACCCACACCTCCTCCAGCCGCTTCGCGAGGCCACAGACGGGGATGTCGTTGATGCCGAGCTCGGTCAGGGCTGCCACGGCAGCCGCCACCTGCGGCGGGCCACCGTCGACCACCACGAGCCCCGGCGCGTAGGCGAACTTGCGTGGGCGGCCGGTCTCCGGGTCGACGAGCATCGGGCCGTCGTGGGCCGGGTCCCCTGCTCCACCCGGGGCTTCGACGGACATCGCCTGCTCGTCCAGCAGTCGTCGGAACCGCCGGGTGATCACCTCGTGCATCGAGGCGACATCGTTCTGCCCGTCGACGCCGCGGATCACGAATCGGCGGTACTCACTCTTGCGCGCGAGGCCGTCCTCGAAGACCACCATGCTGGCGACGACCTCGGTGCCCTGGAGGTTGGAGATGTCGTAGCACTCCATCCGGAGGGGCACCTCGTCGAGCTCGAGCGCCTCCTGGATCTCCTCGAGGGCCTTGTTGCGGGTGGTGAGATCGCTGGCCCGCTTGGTCTTGTGCAGGCCGAGGGCCTGGAGCGCGTTGCGCGCGACCGTCTCCTGGAGCGTCTTCTTGTCGCCGCGCTGCGGCACTCGGATCGCCACCCGGCTGCCCCGCAGCTCGCTCAGCATCACCTCGAGCGTCTCCAGGTCCGGCGGCAGCGCGGGCACCAGCACCTCGCGCGGGATCGCGTCACCGGACTCGTCCCCGTAGAGCTGGAGGAGGAAGGTCTCGACCAGGTCGCCCGTGTCGCCCTCGTCCACGCGGTCCGCCACCCAGCCGCGTTGCCCACGGATGCGTCCACCACGTACGTGGAAGATCTGGACGGCCACCTCGAGGGGGTCCTCGGCCAGGGCGATCACGTCGGCGTCGGTTCCGTCCCCGAGCACGACCGCCTGCTTCTCCAGGGCCTTGTTGAGGGCGCCGAGGTCATCACGCAGACGTGCCGCCTTCTCGAAGTCGAGCGCCTCGGAGGCGGCGTACATCTCCCGCTCGATGCGCTTCACGAAGCCGCTGGTCTGCCCGGCCATGAAGTCGCAGAAGTCGTCGACGATCTCCCGGTGTTCCTCTGCGCTGACATTACCGACGCAGGGAGCCGCGCACTTGTCAATGTAGCCGAGCAGGCAGGGTCGGCCGATCTGTGCCGAGCGCTTGAACACGCCGTT
Coding sequences within:
- the rapZ gene encoding RNase adapter RapZ; translated protein: MSMPDPRPDHRGELVVVTGMTGAGRSTAAKELEDLGFFVVDNLPPALVPDVVRLVDQSAGTTQPIAVVVDVRSGSFFESLRANIAQQATGRRTTLLFLEADDNVLVRRQEAARRPHPLQAGGRLLDGLRREREVLGVLRGNADVLIDTTELNVHQLTDKVAEAFGAPEAMTLKITVVSFGFKYGIPVDADFVADMRFLPNPYWVPELRAMNGRSAEVADYVKSRPDAQEFLEAYLPVIQTASAGYLREGKRFLTVAIGCTGGKHRSVAMSEEIALRLSEQGYDTRVQHRDLGNE
- the uvrC gene encoding excinuclease ABC subunit UvrC, with the translated sequence MADPSSYRPRTGSIPTQPGVYKFRDARGRVVYVGKAKNLRSRLSSYFQDIANLHPRTATMVTTAASVEWTVVNTEVEALQLEYSWIKEFDPRFNVKYRDDKSYPWLAVTLGEEFPRVMVGRGAKKKGTRYFGPYGHAWAIRETVDLLLRVFPMRSCSNGVFKRSAQIGRPCLLGYIDKCAAPCVGNVSAEEHREIVDDFCDFMAGQTSGFVKRIEREMYAASEALDFEKAARLRDDLGALNKALEKQAVVLGDGTDADVIALAEDPLEVAVQIFHVRGGRIRGQRGWVADRVDEGDTGDLVETFLLQLYGDESGDAIPREVLVPALPPDLETLEVMLSELRGSRVAIRVPQRGDKKTLQETVARNALQALGLHKTKRASDLTTRNKALEEIQEALELDEVPLRMECYDISNLQGTEVVASMVVFEDGLARKSEYRRFVIRGVDGQNDVASMHEVITRRFRRLLDEQAMSVEAPGGAGDPAHDGPMLVDPETGRPRKFAYAPGLVVVDGGPPQVAAAVAALTELGINDIPVCGLAKRLEEVWVPGEEDPVILPRSSEGLYLLQRLRDEAHRFAITHHRGRRSKTMVESLLDDVPGLGEVRRKTLIKHFGSLRKLRAATVDEIAQVPGIGPATASAIKGAVGAGTGNNVSVNTATGEITEE
- the yvcK gene encoding uridine diphosphate-N-acetylglucosamine-binding protein YvcK: MSPAEERGPRLPTSVVALGGGHGLHASLSALRRVTDDLTAVVTVADNGGSSGRLRGEFGVLPPGDLRMALAALCGDDEWGQTWAKVLQHRFASDGEMGGHVVGNLLIVGLWELLGGHVNGLEWVARLLDARGRVLPMATTPMDITAEVRGIDPSRPDDIDLVQGQVEIATSEGRVSAINLDPPAPEACPEAVDALQAADWIVLGPGSWYTSVIPHLMVPGLRRAIEESHGRVIVVLNLAEQAGETAGYLPEDLLEALLDHAPALKVHTVLADLNAVPDPDLLDRVVTDGGARLELADVAMDDGSPRHDPEKLAAAYVRIMTGV